The following coding sequences are from one Gadus morhua chromosome 10, gadMor3.0, whole genome shotgun sequence window:
- the LOC115551870 gene encoding unconventional myosin-XVIIIa, with translation MANCSFGEYGSRMAELEHSHSRLRKETGEMRHLLEVADEEVAELRMENAALTGKVEMLESSLSDAGHIQVELRRVKSLLCEEQSSNRKRTSNKEQEIQKLEEERKILTEQAKGLSAQLKELQQQREQRELSQSNLEAALQRLQIKMEDIRQELKLKDEDIHQQNWQLMQLEEMREEYTNIIRDLRLRNKDLESQVELQQEEAARLVNHQSPRNPLSIADEVELQAYLAVVENCRREEKDDGKNTAVKPFPKSQGRSGGQLLHGVLTKGLLALGGVSVLALGGLSVLAVTAPMLLDNWGYSADLVSTNDLWKTVHDLFLRNCDKQYKCLPPV, from the exons ATGGCGAACTGCTCGTTCGGTGAATATGGCAGCAG aatggCTGAGCTTGAACACAGCCACAGTCGGCTCAGAAAAGAGACTGGAGAGATGAGGCACTTGCTGGAGGTTGCAGATGAGGAGGTGGCTGAACTACGCATGGAGAATGCAGCCCTGACAGGCAAAGTGGAAAT GCTGGAGAGTTCCCTCAGCGATGCGGGGCACATCCAAGTTGAGCTCCGCAGGGTCAAGAGCCTCCTCTGTGAGGAGCAGAGTAGCAACAGGAAAAGAACAAGCAACAAGGAGCAGGAGATTCAAAAGTTG GAGGAGGAACGTAAGATTCTGACGGAGCAGGCCAAAGGTCTATCTGCCCAG ctgaaggagctgcagcagcagagagagcaaCGCGAGCTCAGCCAGAGTAACCTGGAGGCAGCACTGCAAAGGCTTCAG ATTAAAATGGAAGATATTCGCCAGGAGCTGAAACTGAAGGATGAGGATATCCACCAG CAAAACTGGCAGTTGATGCAGCTTGAGGAGATGAGGGAAGAGTACACAAACATTATACGG GACCTGCGGCTCAGGAACAAGGACCTGGAGAGCCAGGTGGAGCTCCAGCAGGAGGAGGCCGCCCGCCTGGTGAATCACCAATCCCCCCGCAACCCCCTCTCCATCGCGGACGAGGTGGAGCTGCAGGCCTacctggcggtggtg GAGAATTGTAGGCGAGAAGAGAAAGATGATGGGAAAAACACTGCTGTCAAGCCTTTTCCAAAGAG ccAGGGTCGTTCAGGTGGCCAGCTGCTGCACGGCGTGCTGACCAAGGGCCTCCTGGCCCTCGGAGGTGTGTCTGTCCTGGCCCTCggaggtctgtctgtcctggCCGTGACGGCCCCCATGCTACTGGACAACTGGGGCTACAGCGCCGACCTTGTCTCCACCAACGACCTCTGGAAGACTGTGCATGACTTGTTCTTGCGTAACTGTGACAAACAGTACAAGTGTTTGCCTCCAGTCTAG